The sequence aaatattgaattataataattaacttTCTTTATGGAAATACTTTAGTTATAACGCATTATTTTTCCTTAATATAATCAACACAAGTTGTTTGCGTAAACAATAATGCCTACTGACTCCCCTCAGTGGCCTTGAAGAGCATAgaaaattaacccattgccggcgggcatggcgtgtacgtacatgcccactgtgagtttacttgtttaattgtttttacgcattaaatggctacacttgtactaagtcaccagtgagccagttatgagtactgcctgtctcgcccgttcacccttttcattgatttacgaaaatattttctcttatattgctgttagtaatgttgataacattatagtaatgataatgtttataataaaaataacaccatcgatattcatagcactagtaaaaaatacgtttttcccgccagctcaaggaaaggtgaaatcaggtaagctcacaagatctactaattgactcctttgtggctaagcactagcagagccatctatgtacagagacatttaacaacaatatataaaatgagcacagcattttaacattttttattcgttttcttcggCGGCAATGGCTTAAAGATTTCAAGGACTGACTCAATTAAATTTCACAAACTCTGTAAAGATCTTGTCCTTTTATGTCtgctcattaatattatcattattattcatatgatcagtgttattgttttcatgattattacaattaccattatttttattattaatattattataattgttttattgttattatcgttatcattattactattgttattatcattattattatcattattattgttattattattattattattattattattattattattattattattatcatcattattatcatcattattattgttgttattgttatcattattaccatcatcatcattattttattattattactattattgttgttattattactattattaatattataattattatcattattatcattatcattattattatcattattattattattattattattactattattattattattattattattattattatcattatcattatcattatcattatcattatcattaacatacttattattattagttttattattattattactattattattttaattattattatcatcattagtaatagtagtaatagtagcagtagtattttataattcttataatcattattattaccataattaataattcttatcattattattatcatgattatcatcattattattatcattattgttagtattattattattattgttattattatcatcatcatcatcattatttatatcattattattattattattattattattattattattattattattattattattattattactattattattattatcattattatttttttattattattattatcattattattattattatcatcatcattactactactactactacttctaccactattactactactgctactactactactattacaactataaCTACTATCACCACTACAACTGATACTAATCCTGTTATCATTGGTATGATtttgaatataattatcatcattatcattatcgatattgtcattatcattatcattatcatcatcattattatcattgttattgttactagcattattataattattattactattattattattattatcattattactattattattattattatcatcattattattattattatacttattattattattatcattattattatcattattgttattattattattgttgtcgttgttgtcattataattgtcattatagtatcattaatactattattatcattattatcttagtactagtattaatattagttttagtaatagtaatagtattagtatttgtactagtactagtactagtatttgtattagtattagtattatgactagtattagtgttagtactGGTATTAGTGCTTgtaatagtattggtattagtattagtcctagaattagtattattgttaatactagtattagtattagtataagtctagtattggtattagtataagtctagtattagtattaatattactattagcatttgtaccaatattagtattagtaagacTACTAgcctagtactagtattagtattagcatttgtattaatatcaaaatttggtattagtattagtattagttttattgctatcattagagagagagaaaagtaagagagagagagaaagagagagagagagagagagagagagagagagagagagagagagagagagagagagagagagagagagacagagacaggaacactgacacagagagacagataaaccgacagacaaagacagagacagacgggcaCGCAGACAggacagaaagaaagcaagaaggaaagaattaaagacaaaaacgaaagaaaaagataaaatgagaccAAATATTCCCCCTCATGCATTACCTTATTGTATCCCTTAGTAACAGAGCTTACTCAAGACACGTCCTCTTGAGCATGACTCCACCAGCTCCCACTGCCCTCACTTCCTTCAGGGAAATCCAAGATGTCGCCGACACCATtcccagaagaagaggaagtcacGAAACCGAGATAACGAATGGAGGAAATAGTGCAGCGAAAGAGGATTCATCTCGAGACAATGATTCAGTGGAGGTGGTCGGGGCGTCCAGAGTAGCCCTCGTGGGAGAAGATTGTGGAGGAGGTAATAcaagatcgttttttttttttcgcttattcattttgtatttctttttcttttttttcgttctcttttatgTGAAAAGTAGGATCCATTTGTTATGAATTTAATAACAAGAAGGGGGACTAGTTTAATGGTCGAAATCTAGAAATAATAACGAATGAAATATTGCAGAGAGATTCATGATAACTTTTTCATTTCACAAAGACCTATCGGTAATGATGATTGAGGGAGGAATTAACAGATATCTTTTTTGAAATGTTACATGATCATTGCTTCAGCtttatttctcttaatttttaAGCAGGAGAAGATATAGGAAATGAGATCTGCTTGGGGATATGTATAaatagtcttgttttttttcaagGCCATTTATTCACCTTTCCTTTCTGCATAGACATTGATAAATATgagaatacataaacaaaaacgagATCTTTTGGGGAATATATCACCCTTTGACAAACACATAACACAAGCTTACGAAACCCATCTTtgtatcttttccttccttaACAATTTCCTTGCCTTTCAGAGTCCCCAAAGGAGTGGTGGGGAGCGAGGCACACCCTGGCACTCATGGGGTTCCTGGGCTTCACCGTCTTGTCCGCCGTCAGGGTCTGTCTCTCCATCACGATCGTCGCGATGGTCAAGTCAGATGCCAAAAACTCAACGGGACGGAACGCCTCGTTTGACACCTGTCCGTTCCCCGAGGATTATGACGTGGCTGAGACAAGTGGCAATGAAGTGAGTTTTGCAGACACAATTCCTGAggcagggaccgcccacaacagccgttgtgctggtaaagaggctatgcgaaatgcttacaccatggcggcaggagcgcctgctggcaatcccgccgccacggtaagcaccgagtgtcagacaactcaatgagacagccgtaaaaagctgacacaggccgggccatatttagaagacccgggcgaagctagaacttcgcaaaccataaagaagaagaagagttttGCAGAGGTGCCTAATGGCGGTTTTTTGTCTATgcgttttgttttttcgttttcttggtaTGATATTTTGGTCGTCTTTGGTACTGGTGTTAATTTATATACTTAGCGTTGCTGGATTAATgatgtttgttttattaataattgATAGTATCGTAAATATCACCATTCTCAGTTTAAAAGTTGCAGAGGTATGTGTTCTTGTGTCTAAGCTTAGTACATCGATAAGACAAATAGACAAGCTCTTACTGATACTGTAGCAtatcatctcccccttctccacttatcccctctccctttcccttcccttcccctctcctctccctttccttcccctctcctctccccttaccttcccatccttcttctctcccttcctttcccatacctactccctccccctccctcccctctccctttcccttcccctctccccattccctccccttcccctccctgccctccccctccttcctctctccctttcccttcccctctccccactccctccccttcctctcccctctccctccccttcctctcccctctcccttcccttcctctcccctctctccttcactttccctctccccattcccttcccttcccctccctcccctctcccctccccttcccctccccctcccctctcccctccccacccctggcctctcctctcccctccccctccccacccctggcctctcccccctctcccccttaggCCGGCGAGTTCGCGTGGGACGAGGCGGCGCAGGGCAGGATCCTCAGTTCCTTCTTCTACGGGTACATCTCCACCAACCTCATAGCCGGTCGCGCCGCAGAGCACCTGGGGGGGAAATTGGTCTTCGGTCTGGGCTACTCGGTCAGCGGTCTCCTCACGGTACTCTCCCCCTGGCTGGCGCGGAGGTCGACCGCAGCGCTGGTCGTCGCCAGGGTCCTCGTCGGCGCAGGAGTGGTGGGTGGGCGGCGGGGGGCCTGGCCGCGTGGCTGGGGCCGGCTCACGGGTCGGtgctttatatatactgtatgtgtgtgtgtgtgtgtatgtatgtatgtgtatctgtgtttgtgtgtgtaaatatatatatatatatatatatatgtgtgtgtgtgtgtgtgtgtgtgtatgtgtatttgtgtgtgtgtgtgtatgagtgtaagcTATAGTTGTTAGATATACTGTTAAACCGAAAAGTTAAATAGACATCTGATATATACGAAATattactatatacttatataaaaatagACTTGGCATTATCAGAAATATCAATTTGAAATCGAAACAATCAGCATAGAAAACAGAACTGAAAGAAAGATTAACAGAGCGCCTTGTTTGTCCTCACTTACCCATTCCCTGCCCGCCTTTGCCCATTCCTTAGGGCGTTTCCTTCCCCGCGATGACGACGCTCCTGGCCTCGTGGATCCCGCCGGACGAGAGGGGGAAGTTCGTTACCCTTGTGTATAATGGTAAGTTCCGTCAAGTTCCGTCAAGTTCCATAGAGTTCTGTCAAGTTCCATAGAGTTCCGTCAAGTTCCATAGAGTTCTGTTAAGATCCATAGAGTTCTGTCAAGTCCCATAGAGTTCTGTCAAGTTCCATAGAGTTCTCTCAAGATCCATAGAGTTCTGTCAAGTTCCATAGAGTTCTGTCAAGCTGCTATTGAGCTTTTTTGAGTTAAAGCGAGTTCCTTCAAAGTTCTAATAAGTTCCATCGAGGTCcttcaataaaaaaatgataataatgataataaaaataatgataataataacaacaacaaataataatagtaatactttcaacaacaacaataataaagaaactgAATGAATAATGCTTATATCCTTTCAGGCATTGACTTCGGGAACGTGTTAGCCCTGGTGGCGAGCGGCTGGCTGTGCGACGTAGAATTCCTGGGTGGTTGGCCCCTGGTTTTCTACGTCTTCGGCGCCCTGGCTCTCGTGTGGACCTTCGTCTGGTTACTTATCATAAGCGACTTGCCTGAGAAGCATCCTAGAATATCGGCGGCGGAGAAGGCTTACGTCGTGCAGCGTTGTGGCGTcacgagggagaaggtgggaggagattCGTTGGGTGTGTTTCGTTGTGTTTTGaaaagaaaggtttttttttttttcgttttttggatTGTTAGTTGAGTGGTttggtgttttttctctttcttattttcttttccttctttctttctttctttttttgaaatgtTAATTAAAAGGAGtaatattttttaattctttcactttctttcttttcgaaaTGTTAATTATACAGTCATAAGTCCTCTATTGTGCATTTTAGCATCCATAAATTCTTTAATGACACTTCGCTGTACATAATCCGTCGTGCGTCTATAACCTGTGTAAAAAAATGTAACCCAGGAGCCACCAATCCTTAAaatgatttcgaaaaaaaaaagtgagaagaaaataaaagtacaaGAGCATTCTATTAACAtttcgatgtaaaaaaaaaaaggggggggaaatgtATAAGACCTTTCTATAAAATTCCTTCACCTGCTTTTTTACATTGTTTgtgaaacatatgtatatttatatgtatgtctgtatatacatatatgtatatgagtgtgtgtgtatacacacacacacacacacacacacacacacacacacacacacacacacacacacacacatatatatatatatatatatatatatatatatatatatatatatatatatatatatatatatacatatatatatatatgtatatatatatatattatgtgtataatatatataatatatatatgtgtgtgtgtgtgtgtgtgtgtgtgtgtgtatatatatatatatatatatatatatatatatatatatatatatgtatgtatatatatatatatatatatatatatatataatatatgtataatatatatataatatatatatgtgtgtgtgtgtgcacgcgtgtgtgtgtgtgtgtgtatgtgtgtgcacaaacaaacaacacatacagacactaagACGCAAAGGAAACAGACACATGGAcataaaaagagacacagagagccaAAGACAAGACAAGATAGCGAAAAAGCCTATACATCCACGTA is a genomic window of Penaeus chinensis breed Huanghai No. 1 chromosome 23, ASM1920278v2, whole genome shotgun sequence containing:
- the LOC125037698 gene encoding putative inorganic phosphate cotransporter, translating into MTLSTSLSQGNRAYSRHVLLSMTPPAPTALTSFREIQDVADTIPRRRGSHETEITNGGNSAAKEDSSRDNDSVEVVGASRVALVGEDCGGESPKEWWGARHTLALMGFLGFTVLSAVRVCLSITIVAMVKSDAKNSTGRNASFDTCPFPEDYDVAETSGNEAGEFAWDEAAQGRILSSFFYGYISTNLIAGRAAEHLGGKLVFGLGYSVSGLLTVLSPWLARRSTAALVVARVLVGAGVGVSFPAMTTLLASWIPPDERGKFVTLVYNGIDFGNVLALVASGWLCDVEFLGGWPLVFYVFGALALVWTFVWLLIISDLPEKHPRISAAEKAYVVQRCGVTREKPLPIPWRAIMTSLPVWAIMVVQTGNNWGFFTLLTEMPTYLKNVLHFDMRSNGVLSALPYMVLWVFSLAYVTIIELILTRVRVPVLVIRRISMAIASYGRMLGLLALCFVNCNSTLALVALCLSVGFGGSVYCGYMCSHQDLAPNLAGFLMGLSTTMGNIPGLVAPQLTGLIIRGNQTLAAWRIVFVISAAIFLVSGTFFLVFISAEQQPWNDVTEKEGKQANAQPDSVEKESKKRDETGV